TGTCGTGCTTTTCGCGGATCGTGCTCCTCACCGTAGTACGACTGCGCCTGCGTCGCCCGATCCGCGAAAAACCCAACATCTCATTACCCTTCGCCGCCCTCGTCACGAAACCCGGTGAGAAGATCGGGCCAGCTGAAATCGATCTCCCAGAATATTCGGACGTCGGTCGGTGTTTCTTCACATCGATACACCACGATTCGAGAGAGGCGACCATGCGACCGACGGCAGAGGCCAGAACCACAGAATCCGTGCAGATCATCCAAGGCGGACGAACCCGGGATGATTTCGAATCGGAACGCATCGAGGTGCGGCAAAACCTCCTCCGCAACCTGCCCCGGGTCGATTCGAAGTATTTCTACGACGATGCCGGATCGCACCTCTTCGAGCAGATCACGCGGCTTCCCGAGTACTACCAGACCCGGACCGAGGAGGCCCTGCTGGCCGAGATCGCCGATAAGATCGCGAGGTCGACCGGCGCCCGCGAGCTGATCGAGCTGGGCTCCGGAGCCGGGCGCAAGATTCGACTCCTCCTTGACGCCATGCAACGGAGAGACCGACTCGACCGGTGCGTGCTGCTCGACATCAACGAGACCTTCCTCAGGACCTCTGCGTCGGCGCTGGCCGATGCATATCCGGCGGCAGAGGTGACCGGGATAGTCGGCGATTTCCTTCGCGACCTGCCATTGGTCGGCAGCGGCAGCCGGCGCCTCTTCATCTTCCTCGCCAGCACGATCGGCAATCTGTATCCGCGCCAGCTCACCTCCTTCCTGAAGACCGTCCGCGCGGTTCTGGGGCCGGAGGACGCTTTTCTGGTCGGCCTCGATTTGGTCAAGGACACCGCCCGGCTGGAAGCGGCCTACAA
This genomic interval from Acidobacteriota bacterium contains the following:
- the egtD gene encoding L-histidine N(alpha)-methyltransferase, with product MRPTAEARTTESVQIIQGGRTRDDFESERIEVRQNLLRNLPRVDSKYFYDDAGSHLFEQITRLPEYYQTRTEEALLAEIADKIARSTGARELIELGSGAGRKIRLLLDAMQRRDRLDRCVLLDINETFLRTSASALADAYPAAEVTGIVGDFLRDLPLVGSGSRRLFIFLASTIGNLYPRQLTSFLKTVRAVLGPEDAFLVGLDLVKDTARLEAAYNDSAGVTAEFNLNALRVLNRRFATGFEIDAFEHVAFYDRERERIEMRVRALRPTRVSLGDARELHLARREEIRTEISRKFTLESFSRELAGTGLELSAWFTDPEALFASALVVPAAQEGPR